From Methanomicrobia archaeon, a single genomic window includes:
- a CDS encoding NADH:flavin oxidoreductase yields the protein MSTLFDAVFQPPTVGGVTLPNRIVFPAVQTNYATTDGLVTDRLLRFYREIARGGTGLTMVGCTAVSPDGAGATNMLRLTTGEHEASCAELFAAIKATGSLAAAQLIHFGRQTRSAITKQPLVAASAIPCPVMQERPRELTVAEILRIEDDFARAAVRAKRAGADLIEIHAAFGYLLGGFLSAYSNKRSDEYGGSLANRVRFVREVIASVRAAVGGLPLSCRISAVEFVEGGLRLEETRKIAPMLVDAGPDVISVAAGTYASMEHMVPGKELGEAVHVPLAAAIKAVVDVPVICAGNIRCLALAQQILEVEQADLVAIGRAQVADPQLVNKSKNGQLDQITACDHCQHCAYWLSGEPALSCPQNPRL from the coding sequence GTGAGCACCCTGTTCGATGCGGTCTTCCAACCGCCGACCGTCGGCGGTGTGACACTTCCCAATCGAATTGTCTTTCCGGCCGTTCAAACCAATTACGCCACAACAGACGGTCTCGTTACCGATCGTCTCCTGCGGTTCTATCGCGAGATTGCCCGGGGCGGAACGGGACTCACCATGGTCGGCTGTACCGCCGTTTCGCCTGATGGCGCGGGCGCGACGAACATGCTCCGATTGACGACCGGGGAGCACGAGGCGAGTTGTGCCGAGCTCTTTGCCGCGATCAAAGCGACCGGCTCGCTGGCGGCCGCGCAGCTTATCCATTTCGGGCGACAGACTCGCTCAGCCATTACCAAGCAGCCGCTCGTTGCGGCCTCCGCCATTCCCTGTCCCGTGATGCAGGAGCGTCCGCGGGAGCTGACCGTTGCGGAGATCCTGCGTATTGAGGATGATTTCGCGCGTGCCGCGGTCAGAGCGAAACGAGCGGGCGCGGATCTGATAGAGATCCACGCGGCCTTTGGCTATCTGCTCGGCGGATTCCTCTCGGCATACTCGAATAAGCGATCGGACGAGTATGGCGGGAGCCTGGCAAACCGGGTAAGATTCGTGCGCGAAGTGATCGCGAGCGTACGTGCTGCGGTCGGTGGTCTGCCGCTGAGCTGCCGTATCAGCGCTGTTGAGTTCGTTGAGGGCGGGCTGAGGCTCGAGGAGACGAGAAAGATCGCTCCGATGCTCGTGGATGCGGGCCCGGACGTAATCAGCGTTGCCGCGGGCACCTATGCGAGCATGGAGCACATGGTGCCCGGGAAAGAGCTGGGTGAGGCTGTGCACGTTCCGCTCGCGGCCGCGATAAAGGCGGTCGTTGATGTTCCGGTCATCTGCGCGGGCAACATTCGCTGCCTGGCGCTCGCGCAGCAGATACTCGAAGTGGAACAAGCAGACCTCGTGGCGATAGGCAGAGCGCAGGTGGCCGATCCGCAGCTCGTGAACAAGTCGAAAAACGGACAGCTCGACCAGATCACGGCCTGTGACCACTGTCAACACTGCGCGTACTGGCTATCGGGCGAGCCGGCGCTGTCCTGCCCGCAGAATCCCCGGCTCTGA
- a CDS encoding orotidine 5-phosphate decarboxylase: MSSLFHLRRGVIPACDVRDLRALRKLVEATCDLEGIVGYKIGALLGLTYGLPRLVAAIEEYTDLPVIYDHQKAGTDIPELGELFAAVCADAGVKGVIIFPQAGPATEAAFIDALFAARLVPLVGGEMTHPRYLTTDGGFLSADAPDAMYTLAADRGVTHFIVPGNKPATINRYHHLLAQRVPEPAYSMPGIGRQGGAIRSAFAALEGAPAYAIIGASIYEQDDMAAAARSFCAEALQDTGTAGR, translated from the coding sequence ATGAGCAGCTTATTTCATCTCCGGAGGGGCGTCATACCGGCCTGCGACGTACGGGATCTGCGAGCGCTGCGGAAGCTCGTTGAGGCTACCTGCGATCTCGAGGGCATTGTGGGCTACAAGATCGGCGCGCTCCTCGGCTTGACCTACGGGCTCCCGCGGCTGGTTGCGGCTATCGAGGAGTATACGGACTTGCCGGTCATCTACGACCATCAAAAGGCGGGCACGGATATTCCGGAGCTGGGCGAGCTCTTCGCGGCCGTCTGCGCAGATGCAGGCGTAAAAGGTGTCATTATCTTCCCGCAGGCGGGTCCGGCGACCGAGGCCGCATTCATCGATGCGCTCTTCGCAGCGCGGCTTGTGCCACTGGTGGGGGGAGAGATGACGCATCCCCGCTATTTAACGACCGATGGGGGCTTTCTGAGCGCGGACGCACCTGATGCGATGTACACGCTCGCTGCGGATCGCGGCGTGACACACTTCATCGTGCCCGGGAACAAGCCCGCGACTATTAACCGCTACCACCATCTGCTGGCTCAACGGGTACCGGAGCCGGCATACAGCATGCCGGGCATTGGACGGCAGGGCGGGGCTATCCGCTCAGCTTTTGCGGCCCTTGAAGGCGCACCCGCATATGCGATCATTGGTGCGAGCATTTACGAACAGGACGATATGGCCGCGGCGGCGCGGAGCTTCTGCGCTGAAGCACTCCAGGATACCGGAACTGCGGGACGATGA